CATCGTTAACTGAGTGCCGAAAGCACTCAGGCGAAAACGCCACAGGAGATCGGCGGAGAAACCCTCCGGAACCTCATTCACTGCGGGCATCAGCATGCAGATGGCAATCAGCATCGCCAGCCCCACCAGCCCTCCCCACAGCGCGGCATTCCACCCGCCCAGCCTCTGTCTCAGTTGATGGGCGCTCCAGGCTGCGGTCACGACAATCACCACGGAAACCAGCAACATGCTGAAGTAGAGCGCAGTCCGATAGCCAATTGTTGAAGGATCTCCCACCGCAGGAGGGTTAGGAGGATATTTCAGCCCCGGAATCATGCTCATTATCAGGAACCCGCCCAGCGACAATGACAGCGCCAGCGCTCTTGCTCCTCGCGGTCCTGTGCGTTGCCAGCACAGCGACCAGAAAAGGGCCAGAGCACCACCCATCGCCGCACTGAACAGGATCATTCCGCTCAGCAGACCCGCACCAGACTGTGTTTTCCGGCTAAAAACTTCGCCGCCAGCGTCACCCTCGTGGTGATGCCCACCTTCCCCACTTAACTGCTTGTGGGAAAGGGCTTCTTCAAATGAAATCGCACTATCGACCTGCGGCTCCCCGAAGAAACGGGCGAAGCTAAAGGCGATAATGCCGGCGAGGAGCCCGGCCATCATCCCCTGTAACAGCAGTTTTCCCGTCATGGTTTTATCCTCAGTGGCAGGGGAATCCCAGCAGATGCCGGGCATCATGGAAGTATTCGTGTACCTGATTGCCGGAAAAAACGGCAGTGGCCCCCTGCTCTGCCCCGATAAAATAGACAGACAGCATCACCATCAGCGTGATAAATGCAATCCACGGCAATATGGCATTAAACGGAATAGGCGCCTGTACGACTTCAATTTTATTAACGGTATGTTCCATTTTTCTTCCTCATAACGGGCTGTGGATAATATTCATGGTTTCATTCTGGCGGAGGCCGGGCTGACCGCCACGGGAACACGAAGAGCCGGATGGTGATGATTATGGGCTGGCGCGCAGGTCGCGCTGGTCAGTACAACCGGCATCCCGTGCGGAGTATTCAGATAAGCCTGACGCCATTCATTGGTTCGCCGGGTAATATCTTCCTTTCCTGTCAGTTCCAGCGACAGGAGCATTTTTTCTGCGGCTGAGACCCACTGCCGGTAATAGGCGTCGTTGATGCTTTCGCCTTTCTGAAGCGGGCTGGCTTTTATTTCCTTGCTGAAAACATCCACCCACGCCTTCCAGCTGAACTGCCCGGCCTGATGAAGATAAACGATCAGCGAAAAAACCTGCGCCTGCCACGGATGTTCAAATGGGGCGCTCTCCTCGACAGAGGGAGCAGAGTTTGTCCGGATTTCTGAACTCATAGCGCCTCCAGATAGTCGTCCCACAGATCAATTCGCACGGTGTCTTTAGGCGGTGCTTTCTCGCCCCATAGCTCAGTTGCGGCAAAGCTCACGCTGTAAACATGCTGAGGATGTTCGCCCTGGTCATGGGCCGCCGTATCCGGGGTGATAAATACGCCATGGTCAATCACAATCGTACCGATTTTGCCACGGGCATAGCGCGGCAGGCGGGTATGCCCGGCAGGATTGATATTTTTGGTTCTGACCAGGTCGCCAGGCTTAAAGCTGGCCGGCACATCCATCGCTACCCGTGCAGATCCCCCGGTACTGACAACCGCCTGCACCATATCCAGACGCAGCACCGGTGTTTCCGGCGAGGCTGCCAGCGGCTTAACCGCACCGGAAAGCTCATCCGCAGTAATAACACCTCTCTCAAGCAGAAGTGTTTCGAAAGCATGCATCCAGTGTTCGTAGTAGCTCTCTTCGAGATAATGCGCCGGTTTCATGCGCTCAATGGCATGCCGGAACATATCAACGTTGAAGTGACCTCCAACGAACAGAGAGGCAAAAAGCGAAAAGGTACGCCTCTCCCATTCATGATGGAAAGGAGGCTCGTTTTCTTCAGTGATGACGGCGCCCATACCATGCATGCCGCCCAGATCGTGTATCCCGTTCATCTGATTCTCCAAAAAAGTTGAAAGAAATACCGTGTGTTACTTATCACCCGGCTGGAGTGCCACACCCGTACCAATCATGGAATCACGGGTTACCAGTTCGACCAGTTGCTCTTCACTCCAGCCCTCAGTCCCGGCAGGTCTTTCCGGCAGAACCAGATAGCGCAACTCAGCGCTGCTGTCCCACACCCGAATTTCCCTGTCCTCGCTGATGTTGAGACCAAACTCGGCCAGAACACTGCGGGGCTCAATGACAATACGCGATCGGTAGGGAGCTGATTTGTACCAGGCAGGAGGAAGGCCAAGCGTTGGCCAGGGATAACATGAGCAAAGCGTACAGACCGTTACGTTATGAACCTCGGGAGTATTTTCAACCACCATCATGTCTTCCCCCTGCACACCTGAAAAACCCAGTTCCGCAATGGCCCCGGTACCATCGGCAAGAAGACGAGCCTTATAATCAGGGTCGGTCCAGGCTTTTGCCACGACAAGCGCGCCGTTCCTCGGACCAATTCGGTGTTCATACGTGTCGATAAGCTCATCCAGCGCAGCGGGATCTACGAGGCCTTTTTCTGTCAGCAGGGACTCCAGCGCCTTCACGCGAAGCGCAATTTCCTCAGGTGGTTCAGTATGGTCATGAGGGTGTTCGTGGTCGTGTGCCATGTTAAGTCTCCGGAAAGTTTAATGTCATTGCCGGGCTCCTGGTCCGGCGGTATCGCCCTGAACAGACGGGCTACAAACGTTTACATCTCCTGCCAGTTACCACTCGCTTCCAGCGCGGCGGCGGCCTGATAGATAGTGCTTTCAGCGTAGTGCCGCCCAATCAGCATCATGCCCACCGGTAGCCCGTCAACCAGCCCGCAAGGTACAGACATGGCCGGATGGCCTGTCACGTCCTGTGCTGACG
Above is a genomic segment from Kosakonia radicincitans DSM 16656 containing:
- a CDS encoding CbtA family protein is translated as MTGKLLLQGMMAGLLAGIIAFSFARFFGEPQVDSAISFEEALSHKQLSGEGGHHHEGDAGGEVFSRKTQSGAGLLSGMILFSAAMGGALALFWSLCWQRTGPRGARALALSLSLGGFLIMSMIPGLKYPPNPPAVGDPSTIGYRTALYFSMLLVSVVIVVTAAWSAHQLRQRLGGWNAALWGGLVGLAMLIAICMLMPAVNEVPEGFSADLLWRFRLSAFGTQLTMWCATGLLFGTFAERTLRKPGHRYLAEGC
- a CDS encoding CbtB domain-containing protein, with translation MEHTVNKIEVVQAPIPFNAILPWIAFITLMVMLSVYFIGAEQGATAVFSGNQVHEYFHDARHLLGFPCH
- a CDS encoding nitrile hydratase accessory protein codes for the protein MSSEIRTNSAPSVEESAPFEHPWQAQVFSLIVYLHQAGQFSWKAWVDVFSKEIKASPLQKGESINDAYYRQWVSAAEKMLLSLELTGKEDITRRTNEWRQAYLNTPHGMPVVLTSATCAPAHNHHHPALRVPVAVSPASARMKP
- the nthB gene encoding nitrile hydratase subunit beta yields the protein MNGIHDLGGMHGMGAVITEENEPPFHHEWERRTFSLFASLFVGGHFNVDMFRHAIERMKPAHYLEESYYEHWMHAFETLLLERGVITADELSGAVKPLAASPETPVLRLDMVQAVVSTGGSARVAMDVPASFKPGDLVRTKNINPAGHTRLPRYARGKIGTIVIDHGVFITPDTAAHDQGEHPQHVYSVSFAATELWGEKAPPKDTVRIDLWDDYLEAL
- the nthA gene encoding nitrile hydratase subunit alpha encodes the protein MAHDHEHPHDHTEPPEEIALRVKALESLLTEKGLVDPAALDELIDTYEHRIGPRNGALVVAKAWTDPDYKARLLADGTGAIAELGFSGVQGEDMMVVENTPEVHNVTVCTLCSCYPWPTLGLPPAWYKSAPYRSRIVIEPRSVLAEFGLNISEDREIRVWDSSAELRYLVLPERPAGTEGWSEEQLVELVTRDSMIGTGVALQPGDK